From a region of the Anaeromyxobacter sp. genome:
- a CDS encoding glycosyltransferase family 9 protein, producing MKAERILVIRYSALGDVVLATSVLGPLRARFPGATIEWVTAPAYAPLLEGLPELAAVHRLGKAGEDGPAALRARLRGRFDLAIDLQEKVKSAWLALAAAPRRLFYHRRSAGQALLALLGRDRPVTRAHATRLYAEVLAPLGAGPPGPLRINLPARARAQAAELLAGAPRPLVALAPGATWATKRWAPERFARVAEGLHADGFGLVLCAGPGDAAAVAAFRAACRVPLAADLTPLRVEGMAAALAEVRLLVACDSGPVHLAGALGVPALALFGPTSAVRWGPPPPGRALSLGLACQPCSNHGGERCPLGHHRCLADLGEDAVLAAARELLR from the coding sequence GTGAAGGCCGAGCGCATCCTGGTCATCCGGTACTCCGCGCTGGGCGACGTGGTGCTGGCCACCAGCGTGCTCGGGCCGCTGCGGGCGCGCTTCCCGGGGGCCACCATCGAGTGGGTCACCGCGCCGGCCTACGCGCCGCTCCTGGAGGGGCTGCCGGAGCTGGCCGCCGTGCACCGGCTCGGCAAGGCCGGGGAGGACGGCCCGGCGGCGCTGCGGGCTCGCCTGCGCGGTCGCTTCGACCTGGCCATCGACCTGCAGGAGAAGGTGAAGAGCGCCTGGCTGGCCCTGGCGGCGGCGCCGCGGCGGCTCTTCTACCACCGCCGCAGCGCGGGCCAGGCGCTGCTGGCGCTCCTGGGGCGCGACCGCCCGGTCACCCGGGCCCACGCCACCCGCCTCTACGCCGAGGTGCTGGCGCCGCTCGGCGCCGGCCCCCCCGGCCCGCTGCGCATCAACCTCCCGGCGCGGGCCCGGGCGCAGGCGGCCGAGCTCCTGGCCGGGGCGCCGCGCCCGCTGGTGGCGCTGGCGCCTGGCGCCACCTGGGCCACCAAGCGCTGGGCGCCCGAGCGGTTCGCCCGGGTGGCCGAGGGCCTGCACGCCGACGGCTTCGGGCTGGTGCTGTGCGCCGGCCCGGGCGACGCCGCGGCGGTGGCCGCCTTCCGCGCCGCCTGCCGCGTCCCCCTGGCCGCCGACCTCACGCCGCTGCGGGTGGAGGGGATGGCCGCCGCGCTGGCCGAGGTGCGGCTGCTGGTGGCCTGCGACTCGGGCCCGGTCCACCTGGCCGGCGCGCTGGGGGTCCCGGCGCTGGCGCTCTTCGGCCCGACCTCGGCGGTGCGCTGGGGCCCGCCGCCGCCCGGCCGCGCCCTCTCGCTCGGCCTGGCCTGCCAGCCCTGCTCCAACCACGGCGGCGAGCGCTGCCCGCTCGGCCACCACCGCTGCCTGGCCGACCTGGGCGAGGACGCCGTGCTGGCGGCCGCCCGGGAGCTGCTGCGGTGA
- a CDS encoding 3-deoxy-D-manno-octulosonic acid transferase — translation MHLLYALASYLLFLVGLPVLLTHRKLRHGFGERLGLYGAGRDLGRGSPRIWLHGASAGDLLSLQPMMKELKARHPGCCVIVSTITNSGLEMARQKLGEADVVVYAPYDLPGATARAMRALRPDLLVLEYTEIWPGLIRAARRAGARIALTNGRFNPAKLSRYRALFAAIGNPLRSIDCFLMRSDEEAGRALALGAPPDRVWATGNTKFDALVLDGVAGREDALRVEMGLSPVSPVFMAGSTHEGEEELVLAVYSTLARRHPGLQLVVAPRYVERAGRIMALAVEAGLDVRLRSGGAAAGHAAVTILDTIGELAVAYRLATLVFVGGSFVTRGGQNLLEPAAQGKPVLFGPHMENFKDSVQVLQGRGGIQVGTPEQLLRVADDLLSRPDQLEELGTLARRAVSAIRGASARNVDHMLAVLPRGKAPT, via the coding sequence GTGCACCTCCTGTACGCCCTCGCGAGCTACCTGCTCTTCCTCGTCGGCCTGCCGGTGCTGCTGACGCACCGCAAGCTGCGCCACGGCTTCGGCGAGCGGCTCGGCCTGTACGGCGCGGGCCGCGACCTGGGGCGGGGCAGCCCGCGCATCTGGCTGCACGGCGCCAGCGCCGGCGACCTGCTCTCGCTGCAGCCCATGATGAAGGAGCTCAAGGCGCGCCACCCCGGCTGCTGCGTCATCGTCTCCACCATCACCAACAGCGGCCTGGAGATGGCCCGCCAGAAGCTGGGCGAGGCCGACGTGGTGGTCTACGCGCCCTACGACCTGCCGGGCGCCACCGCCCGGGCCATGCGGGCGCTCCGGCCCGACCTGCTGGTGCTGGAGTACACCGAGATCTGGCCCGGGCTGATCCGCGCGGCCCGCCGGGCCGGGGCCCGCATCGCGCTCACCAACGGCCGGTTCAACCCCGCCAAGCTCTCGCGCTACCGCGCCCTGTTCGCCGCCATCGGCAACCCGCTGCGGTCCATCGACTGCTTCCTGATGCGCTCCGACGAGGAGGCGGGGCGGGCCCTGGCGCTGGGCGCCCCGCCGGACCGCGTCTGGGCCACCGGCAACACCAAGTTCGACGCGCTGGTGCTGGACGGGGTGGCCGGTCGGGAGGACGCCCTGCGGGTCGAGATGGGCCTCTCGCCGGTCTCGCCGGTCTTCATGGCGGGCTCCACCCACGAGGGCGAGGAGGAGCTGGTGCTGGCGGTCTATTCCACCCTGGCCAGGCGGCACCCCGGGCTGCAGCTGGTGGTGGCCCCGCGCTACGTGGAGCGGGCCGGGCGCATCATGGCGCTGGCGGTGGAGGCCGGCCTGGACGTGCGGCTGCGCAGCGGGGGCGCGGCGGCCGGGCACGCCGCGGTGACCATCCTGGACACCATCGGCGAGCTGGCGGTGGCCTACCGGCTGGCCACCCTGGTGTTCGTGGGCGGCAGCTTCGTGACCCGCGGCGGGCAGAACCTGCTGGAGCCGGCCGCCCAGGGCAAGCCGGTCCTGTTCGGCCCGCACATGGAGAACTTCAAGGACTCGGTGCAGGTGCTGCAGGGGCGCGGTGGCATCCAGGTGGGCACGCCGGAGCAGCTGCTGCGGGTGGCCGACGACCTGCTGTCCCGCCCGGACCAGCTCGAGGAGCTCGGCACCCTGGCGCGGCGGGCCGTCTCGGCCATCCGCGGGGCCAGCGCCCGCAACGTCGACCACATGCTGGCGGTGCTGCCGCGCGGGAAGGCGCCGACGTGA